One window from the genome of Planctomycetota bacterium encodes:
- the rplE gene encoding 50S ribosomal protein L5, whose protein sequence is MPPRMKEKFNKEVAPKVAEKFGIKNRLALPRLTKIVINCGMGKELDGTKIRPQVREQVLNDLAAISGQKAVMIASRKSVANFKVREGYETHAMVTLRGARMWEFFDRLFSLAIPRVKDFRGLSDKGMDKSGNWSFGVTEQGIFPEINMADAQYSHGMNFNFVFENSDAQKSKFLLAEMGVPFVKPENN, encoded by the coding sequence ATGCCTCCACGCATGAAGGAAAAGTTCAACAAGGAAGTGGCGCCGAAGGTGGCCGAGAAATTCGGCATCAAGAATCGCCTGGCCCTTCCGCGGCTCACGAAGATCGTGATCAACTGCGGCATGGGCAAGGAGCTCGACGGCACCAAGATCCGCCCGCAGGTCCGTGAGCAGGTGCTCAATGACCTTGCCGCCATCAGCGGTCAGAAGGCCGTGATGATCGCCAGCCGCAAGTCGGTGGCGAACTTCAAGGTCCGCGAGGGCTATGAGACGCACGCGATGGTGACGCTCCGCGGCGCCCGCATGTGGGAGTTCTTCGACCGGCTCTTTTCACTGGCGATCCCGCGCGTCAAGGACTTCCGCGGGCTCTCCGACAAGGGCATGGACAAGAGCGGCAACTGGTCGTTCGGCGTGACCGAACAGGGCATCTTCCCCGAAATCAACATGGCCGACGCCCAGTACAGCCATGGCATGAACTTCAACTTCGTGTTCGAGAACTCCGATGCGCAGAAGAGCAAGTTCCTGCTGGCCGAGATGGGCGTGCCCTTTGTCAAACCGGAAAACAACTGA
- a CDS encoding 50S ribosomal protein L24, translating into MPQHVKQGDIVMITAGNERGKTGKVLKVDVKNQKVVVEGRNVRQKHVRPSQANPQGGRVDKEMPIHISNVSPISPSANKPTRVRFETKADGSKVRLAVKGGDVLSTLKKAR; encoded by the coding sequence ATGCCTCAGCATGTCAAACAAGGCGACATCGTCATGATCACCGCGGGCAACGAACGCGGGAAGACCGGCAAGGTCCTCAAGGTCGATGTCAAGAACCAGAAAGTCGTCGTCGAGGGCCGCAATGTGCGTCAGAAGCACGTGCGCCCCAGCCAGGCCAATCCGCAGGGCGGGCGCGTCGACAAGGAGATGCCCATTCACATCTCCAACGTCTCGCCGATCAGCCCCTCGGCCAACAAGCCCACGCGCGTCCGTTTCGAGACGAAAGCCGACGGCTCCAAGGTCCGCCTCGCCGTCAAGGGCGGCGATGTGCTCAGTACCCTTAAGAAGGCCCGCTGA
- the rplN gene encoding 50S ribosomal protein L14, with amino-acid sequence MIQAEARVDVADNSGAKTAMIIRVLKGSTGRGQFTRTTADIGDRCIVAIKKALPNGEVKEHEVCTAVVVRTSYPTKRADGSYVRFDRNAVVIISKEGEPRGTRIFGAVARELREKGYMKIVSLATEVV; translated from the coding sequence ATGATTCAGGCAGAAGCCAGAGTCGATGTCGCTGACAACAGCGGCGCCAAGACGGCGATGATCATCCGCGTGCTCAAGGGTTCGACCGGCCGCGGACAGTTCACCCGCACGACCGCCGACATCGGCGACCGGTGCATCGTCGCGATCAAAAAGGCGCTGCCCAACGGCGAAGTCAAGGAGCACGAAGTGTGCACGGCCGTCGTCGTCCGCACCTCCTATCCGACCAAGCGCGCCGACGGCAGCTACGTCCGCTTCGATCGCAACGCCGTGGTCATCATCTCCAAGGAAGGCGAGCCGCGCGGCACGCGTATCTTCGGAGCGGTGGCCCGCGAGCTGCGTGAAAAGGGCTACATGAAGATTGTCTCGCTCGCCACGGAGGTGGTCTGA
- the rpsQ gene encoding 30S ribosomal protein S17: MTSPATATQARKPLKGARVGQVVSDKCSTTRKVVTTFKQRDAKYGKYVKRRSVFHVHDPENLSHAGDTVEIVPCRPISKTKCWRLVRIVTKAPAGGEGQ; the protein is encoded by the coding sequence ATGACTTCACCCGCAACCGCAACTCAGGCCCGTAAGCCCCTCAAGGGCGCCCGCGTCGGGCAAGTCGTCTCCGACAAGTGCTCGACGACGCGCAAGGTCGTCACGACCTTCAAGCAGCGCGACGCCAAGTACGGCAAGTACGTCAAGCGCCGCAGCGTGTTCCATGTGCACGACCCGGAGAACCTCTCGCACGCCGGGGATACGGTCGAGATCGTGCCCTGCCGTCCGATTTCCAAGACCAAATGCTGGCGGCTGGTCCGCATCGTGACCAAGGCCCCCGCCGGAGGTGAAGGTCAATGA